A genomic segment from bacterium encodes:
- a CDS encoding winged helix-turn-helix transcriptional regulator: MTPSAEVALTTGGRELDKFFKALSDQTRRSILRLLQRRELSVGEIVGNFSLSQPTISRHLSVLKEARLVTDRRSGQHVIYRLSAEALARSAAKFFVHFDECQDLLTRD; encoded by the coding sequence ATGACCCCGTCCGCCGAAGTGGCTCTGACCACCGGCGGCCGTGAGCTCGACAAGTTCTTCAAGGCTCTCTCCGATCAGACCCGGCGCAGCATCCTGCGGTTGCTGCAGCGGCGCGAGCTTTCGGTAGGCGAGATCGTGGGCAACTTCAGCCTGTCGCAGCCGACCATCTCGCGGCATCTCTCGGTTCTGAAGGAAGCCCGGCTGGTCACGGATCGTCGTAGCGGACAGCACGTGATCTACCGCCTTTCGGCCGAGGCTCTGGCTCGCAGCGCCGCCAAGTTCTTCGTGCACTTCGACGAGTGCCAGGACCTGCTGACCCGCGACTAG
- a CDS encoding superoxide dismutase, whose translation MHEIPQLGYSYDALEPHIDARTMEIHHTKHHAAYVTNLNKALEGHDDLAAKSVEDLISDMASVPEGIRGAVRNHGGGHANHSLFWDVMSPSGGGQPSGGLADAINRDFGGFDSFQAKMTSAAATLFGSGWAWLVVNGDKLEVVQRANQDSPLMDGLKPILGVDVWEHAYYLNYQNRRPDYLVAWWNVVNWEAVGKRLGG comes from the coding sequence ATGCACGAAATCCCGCAGCTCGGCTATAGCTACGACGCCCTGGAGCCGCACATCGACGCGCGCACCATGGAGATTCACCACACCAAGCATCACGCGGCCTATGTCACCAACCTGAACAAGGCCCTCGAGGGCCACGACGACCTGGCCGCGAAATCGGTCGAGGACCTCATCAGCGACATGGCCTCGGTTCCCGAAGGGATCCGCGGCGCGGTTCGTAACCACGGCGGCGGACACGCCAATCACTCGCTGTTCTGGGACGTCATGAGCCCCTCGGGGGGCGGTCAGCCGTCCGGAGGCCTCGCCGACGCCATCAACCGCGACTTCGGAGGTTTCGACTCCTTCCAGGCCAAGATGACCTCGGCGGCGGCAACCCTGTTCGGCTCGGGCTGGGCCTGGCTGGTAGTCAACGGTGACAAGCTCGAGGTCGTTCAGCGCGCCAACCAGGACAGCCCGCTCATGGACGGCCTGAAGCCCATTCTCGGAGTCGACGTCTGGGAGCACGCCTATTACCTGAACTATCAGAACCGACGACCTGACTACTTGGTGGCATGGTGGAACGTGGTCAACTGGGAAGCCGTCGGCAAGCGCCTCGGCGGCTAG
- the rpmG gene encoding 50S ribosomal protein L33: MRDKIKLVSSAGTGYFYTTDKNKRTSTEKLKLKKYDPKVRKHVEFVEEKLR, translated from the coding sequence ATGCGCGACAAGATCAAACTCGTGTCGAGTGCCGGAACCGGCTACTTCTACACCACGGACAAGAACAAGAGAACCTCGACCGAGAAGCTCAAGCTCAAGAAGTACGATCCCAAGGTGCGCAAGCACGTGGAGTTCGTCGAAGAGAAGCTCAGGTAG
- a CDS encoding histone deacetylase: protein MAHIFTGADCLKHDAGYGFPESPARLERILAGFDASWDVREVSEHAELTAVLETVHEPGYLEVLRRAVERGDGLLGSSDNPLTPETWVAASSAASAALSAADWIAGDNGEAFAAIRPPGHHAESRLAMGFCFFNNVAAAVEHLISNHGLERIAIYDFDVHHGNGTQEIFYEREDVLFASTHQWPFYPGTGSSSETGAGAGAGKTVNVPLPAGTGDREFLAAIHGSIVPALEAHRPDAVLVSAGFDAWRNDPIGGMRLSEAAYSEIGAMVRELADRLCAGRLLSVLEGGYDLAALSRLVRTYLRGPGESG, encoded by the coding sequence GTGGCACACATCTTCACCGGCGCCGACTGCCTCAAGCACGACGCCGGGTACGGGTTTCCGGAATCTCCGGCGCGCCTCGAACGCATTCTCGCCGGCTTCGATGCGTCGTGGGACGTGCGCGAGGTGTCCGAGCATGCGGAACTGACGGCCGTACTCGAGACCGTTCACGAGCCGGGGTATCTGGAGGTTCTTCGAAGAGCGGTCGAGCGTGGCGATGGCCTGCTGGGCTCGAGTGACAATCCGCTCACCCCTGAAACCTGGGTCGCGGCCTCGTCGGCGGCATCGGCGGCGCTGTCGGCGGCCGACTGGATCGCCGGAGACAACGGCGAGGCCTTTGCGGCGATCCGGCCACCCGGTCATCACGCCGAGTCCAGACTCGCGATGGGGTTCTGCTTCTTCAACAACGTCGCGGCCGCCGTCGAGCACCTGATCTCGAATCACGGTCTCGAGCGCATCGCGATCTACGACTTCGACGTCCATCACGGTAACGGCACCCAGGAGATCTTCTACGAGCGCGAGGACGTGCTCTTCGCGAGCACACATCAGTGGCCCTTCTATCCGGGCACCGGCTCGAGCTCCGAAACCGGGGCCGGGGCGGGCGCTGGCAAGACCGTCAACGTGCCTTTGCCCGCGGGCACCGGCGACCGCGAGTTTCTCGCCGCGATTCATGGTTCGATCGTGCCCGCCCTGGAGGCGCACCGGCCTGACGCGGTCCTGGTCTCGGCCGGTTTCGACGCCTGGCGAAACGATCCGATCGGAGGCATGCGCCTGAGCGAGGCGGCCTACTCCGAGATCGGTGCCATGGTGCGCGAGTTGGCCGATCGCCTCTGCGCCGGCCGCCTCTTGAGTGTTCTCGAGGGCGGCTACGACCTCGCCGCTCTGTCGCGTCTGGTTCGGACCTACTTGCGAGGGCCCGGAGAAAGCGGCTGA
- a CDS encoding PDZ domain-containing protein — protein sequence MRSGWKKLSVAVLAVAILAGGAFGNRVLALSDDARRVLRAYTEVLQVAHDSYGGEVSYKELVESSISGMIRTLDPHSNFLSGEAYSSMRERQQKSFYGLGILVGMRNGQLTVITPIEGTPASRMGLRAGDVIAAIEGDSTETMSLDDAVGLLKGPKGTQVTIQIVRAGLEQLLEITITRDEIPQNTVRYAYMITPETAYLQLSDFNRGTGGEVAENLERLRGEGMESLILDLRGNGGGLLDQAIAVSDQFLDEGAQIVETRGRTRNSHQKFFATGQPAALDIPIVVLVGNGTASAAEIVSGAIQDHDMGLIVGTPTWGKGLVQTVYSLPYEAGLALTTAKYYTPSGRLIQRDYSSYFDYQTVANIGGDEPPPSEATEATEATDTEERQVFRTDLGREVYGGGGITPDVTVEPLFLSPEIQYLLSQNTFFNYAVEYTAAKPIEDRQWVPEPELLDEFAAWLLAKELTSEEETAKMLGDPETSATITRYLHAEIFNSAFGIEARFEVLATGDPQIGRALELLGEATDLLARRRGIENLEEPEVAPAALSASRIDQPLSPGPRK from the coding sequence ATGAGATCGGGCTGGAAGAAACTCTCCGTTGCGGTTCTGGCGGTCGCCATTCTGGCCGGCGGGGCCTTCGGGAACCGCGTCTTGGCGCTCTCCGACGACGCCCGCCGTGTCCTGCGCGCCTACACCGAGGTCTTACAGGTCGCGCACGACAGCTACGGCGGCGAGGTCAGCTACAAGGAGCTCGTCGAATCCTCCATCTCGGGAATGATCCGAACCCTCGATCCGCATTCCAATTTCCTGTCCGGCGAAGCCTATTCGTCGATGCGTGAGCGCCAGCAGAAGAGCTTCTACGGATTGGGAATCCTGGTCGGCATGCGCAACGGCCAGCTGACGGTCATCACGCCGATCGAGGGCACGCCGGCTTCTCGCATGGGCCTGCGCGCGGGGGACGTGATTGCCGCCATCGAGGGAGATTCCACCGAGACCATGAGCCTGGATGACGCGGTCGGCTTGCTCAAGGGACCCAAGGGCACTCAGGTGACGATTCAGATCGTCCGCGCCGGCCTCGAGCAGCTGCTGGAGATCACCATCACCCGGGACGAGATCCCGCAAAACACCGTGCGCTACGCCTACATGATCACTCCGGAGACCGCCTATTTGCAGCTCTCCGATTTCAACCGGGGTACCGGAGGAGAAGTCGCGGAGAATCTCGAACGGCTCCGGGGCGAAGGCATGGAAAGCCTGATTCTCGACCTCCGAGGAAACGGCGGCGGTCTTCTCGACCAGGCGATCGCCGTCTCCGATCAGTTTCTGGACGAAGGCGCGCAGATCGTCGAGACCCGGGGCCGAACCCGCAACTCGCACCAGAAGTTCTTCGCCACCGGTCAACCGGCCGCGCTCGACATACCGATCGTGGTTCTGGTCGGAAACGGGACCGCTTCCGCGGCCGAGATCGTATCCGGCGCGATTCAGGACCACGACATGGGCCTGATCGTCGGCACTCCGACCTGGGGCAAGGGCCTGGTGCAGACCGTGTACTCGCTGCCCTACGAAGCGGGACTCGCTCTCACCACGGCCAAGTACTACACCCCTTCCGGACGTCTCATCCAGCGCGACTATTCGAGCTACTTCGACTACCAGACGGTCGCGAACATCGGTGGCGACGAGCCGCCCCCGTCCGAGGCAACCGAGGCTACCGAAGCCACCGATACCGAGGAGCGCCAAGTGTTCCGCACCGACCTGGGCCGGGAAGTCTACGGCGGCGGCGGTATCACTCCCGACGTAACCGTCGAGCCGCTCTTTCTGAGCCCGGAAATCCAGTACCTGCTGAGCCAGAACACCTTCTTCAACTATGCGGTCGAGTACACCGCCGCGAAGCCGATCGAGGATCGCCAGTGGGTACCCGAGCCCGAGCTACTCGACGAGTTCGCCGCCTGGCTTCTAGCCAAGGAGCTGACGAGCGAAGAAGAAACCGCCAAGATGCTCGGCGACCCCGAGACCAGCGCGACCATCACGCGCTACCTGCACGCGGAGATATTCAACTCCGCCTTCGGCATCGAGGCCCGCTTCGAAGTCCTGGCCACTGGCGATCCGCAGATCGGCCGAGCCCTGGAGCTGCTCGGCGAGGCAACCGACCTGCTGGCGCGGCGACGAGGGATCGAGAACCTCGAAGAGCCCGAGGTCGCTCCGGCGGCGCTATCGGCCAGCCGAATCGATCAGCCGCTTTCTCCGGGCCCTCGCAAGTAG
- the tatA gene encoding twin-arginine translocase TatA/TatE family subunit has translation MFGSLGFPEILFILVLALLVFGPRRLPEIGRTVGRALGEFRRATGDLQRSFDQEPSSFEQAAKPDPPAAVPRPDVSTQQPQPDDSGESDAGPEAEDDSGDREES, from the coding sequence ATGTTCGGATCTCTTGGTTTCCCCGAAATTCTCTTCATACTCGTCCTGGCGCTGCTCGTGTTCGGGCCACGCAGGCTGCCCGAGATCGGCCGAACCGTGGGACGGGCGCTGGGCGAGTTTCGCCGTGCCACCGGGGATCTGCAGCGCTCATTCGACCAGGAGCCCAGCTCGTTCGAACAGGCCGCCAAGCCGGACCCGCCGGCTGCCGTACCTCGCCCGGACGTTTCGACGCAGCAGCCGCAGCCCGATGACAGCGGCGAGAGCGACGCCGGCCCCGAGGCCGAGGACGATTCAGGGGACCGCGAAGAGTCATGA
- the tatC gene encoding twin-arginine translocase subunit TatC, whose translation MNESAPGKEPELTRMTLMEHLEELRGRIVKSLIAVVVTFAVCWIFVEYLAEFLAQPIYAAVPDKKLAFLGVTDPFILYVKIAALAALFLSSPIVLYQFFRFVAPGLYRRERLYAIPFVVFGTLFFAGGGAFAYYVAFPFAVDFLVKMGAAFEPVITVDRYFRFLMVVVLGLGLMFELPLVIFFLAQIGVVTPRFLMRHFRWAVLLIFVAAALITPTPDVVNLCLFALPTIGLYLLGVGAAALVGRMKSKAA comes from the coding sequence ATGAATGAGTCGGCTCCCGGGAAGGAGCCCGAGCTCACCCGGATGACTCTCATGGAGCACCTCGAGGAGCTTCGGGGTCGCATCGTCAAGTCGCTGATCGCGGTGGTGGTGACCTTCGCCGTCTGCTGGATCTTCGTCGAGTACCTGGCCGAGTTCTTGGCCCAGCCGATATACGCGGCGGTGCCCGACAAGAAGCTGGCCTTTCTGGGCGTCACCGATCCGTTCATCCTCTACGTGAAGATCGCCGCTCTGGCGGCCCTCTTTCTCTCCAGTCCGATCGTGCTCTATCAGTTCTTCAGATTCGTGGCGCCCGGCCTCTACCGGCGCGAGCGGCTGTATGCGATTCCCTTTGTCGTCTTCGGAACCCTGTTCTTCGCCGGCGGGGGCGCGTTTGCCTACTACGTGGCGTTTCCGTTTGCCGTCGACTTTCTGGTCAAGATGGGCGCCGCCTTCGAGCCGGTGATCACCGTCGACCGCTACTTTCGATTCCTGATGGTCGTGGTCCTGGGGCTGGGGCTGATGTTCGAGCTGCCCCTGGTGATCTTCTTTCTGGCCCAGATCGGTGTGGTGACGCCTCGTTTCTTGATGCGCCACTTCCGCTGGGCGGTGCTGCTGATCTTTGTCGCCGCGGCACTGATCACGCCCACGCCGGACGTGGTCAACTTGTGCCTGTTCGCGCTTCCGACGATCGGCCTCTACCTGCTCGGCGTCGGTGCGGCGGCGCTGGTCGGCCGAATGAAGTCCAAAGCGGCCTAG
- a CDS encoding lysophospholipid acyltransferase family protein, producing MKAATRRRLRSRIARPLTFVFKLVAGTLSWRSAQRLGARLGGLIWRVGERDRQRTLAHLEVAFPELSESERFELGRRATTAIGINFAEYFHLAHRGPGAAVPHLDVLGWEHVEAARAQAQVVMIATGHCGNWELMGPVFRSKNELLTGLVRSMENEWMEAAMNRFRRRLGSEVIARGEPGSASRLLSLRKRGGYLLALIDQDIRAQSVYVPFFGRPAHTPVGPAQMALRWSMPVVPGFCERLEDGSHRVEFGPRLPRYDRAEELTAAITRAIEEQVRRRPDQWVWMHRRWRRQLPDDTEFLARDPEGSRSG from the coding sequence ATGAAAGCCGCAACCCGGCGCCGGCTGCGAAGCCGGATCGCGCGTCCACTCACGTTCGTCTTCAAGCTCGTTGCCGGCACCCTCTCCTGGCGCTCCGCTCAGCGCCTCGGAGCCCGGCTCGGTGGCCTGATCTGGAGAGTCGGTGAGCGGGATCGCCAACGGACTCTGGCTCACCTCGAGGTCGCCTTCCCCGAGCTTTCAGAGAGTGAGCGATTCGAGCTCGGCCGACGCGCGACGACCGCCATCGGTATCAACTTCGCCGAGTACTTCCACCTCGCCCATCGCGGCCCCGGTGCCGCGGTTCCCCATCTCGACGTTCTGGGCTGGGAGCACGTCGAGGCCGCTCGGGCTCAGGCGCAAGTCGTGATGATCGCTACCGGACACTGTGGCAATTGGGAGCTCATGGGCCCGGTCTTCCGAAGCAAGAATGAGCTGCTCACCGGGCTGGTTCGCTCCATGGAGAACGAGTGGATGGAAGCGGCGATGAACCGCTTCCGCAGGCGGCTCGGCAGCGAGGTTATCGCGCGCGGAGAACCCGGTTCCGCGAGCCGGCTGCTGTCCTTGCGCAAGCGCGGTGGCTACCTCCTGGCGCTCATCGATCAGGACATTCGCGCGCAGAGCGTGTACGTGCCGTTCTTCGGCCGTCCTGCGCACACGCCGGTGGGCCCGGCGCAGATGGCGCTGCGCTGGTCGATGCCGGTCGTGCCCGGCTTTTGCGAGCGACTCGAGGACGGCTCGCATCGAGTCGAGTTCGGGCCCCGGCTGCCCCGCTACGACCGTGCCGAGGAGCTGACCGCTGCGATCACTCGCGCGATCGAGGAACAGGTGCGCAGGCGACCGGACCAGTGGGTCTGGATGCATCGCCGGTGGCGCCGCCAGCTCCCGGACGATACCGAGTTTCTGGCGCGCGACCCGGAGGGCAGCCGCAGCGGCTGA
- a CDS encoding HAD-IIIA family hydrolase codes for MIHSKTGLSKEEFARRAREIEWILLDADGVLTDGGLYYDRRGHVLMKFDVRDGLAIKLAQGAGIKIGVLTGRSSRALKRRAAELGFDAVIVGSRDKAEDFERFLEQQATEPKRVAYAGDDLPDLQVLGRCGLSFAPVDGVAEVRDVVHNVLTRRGGSGAVRELIEAILQARGDWEQAVEPFTFESR; via the coding sequence TTGATCCACTCGAAAACGGGACTCTCGAAAGAAGAGTTCGCGCGCCGCGCACGCGAGATCGAGTGGATTCTCCTCGACGCCGACGGCGTTTTGACGGACGGCGGCCTCTACTACGATCGCAGGGGTCACGTGCTGATGAAGTTCGACGTTCGCGACGGACTCGCGATCAAGCTGGCGCAGGGCGCGGGAATTAAGATCGGCGTTCTCACCGGTCGCAGCTCGCGGGCGCTCAAGCGGCGAGCGGCCGAGCTCGGATTCGACGCCGTCATCGTCGGCTCCCGGGACAAGGCCGAGGACTTCGAGCGATTCCTGGAACAGCAGGCAACCGAGCCCAAGCGGGTCGCTTACGCCGGCGACGATCTTCCCGATTTGCAAGTACTCGGTCGATGCGGCCTGTCCTTTGCTCCGGTGGACGGGGTCGCCGAAGTGCGCGACGTCGTCCACAACGTGCTCACCCGCCGCGGAGGGTCGGGAGCGGTCCGCGAGTTGATCGAGGCGATCCTGCAAGCTCGCGGAGACTGGGAGCAGGCGGTGGAGCCGTTCACTTTCGAAAGTAGATGA
- a CDS encoding KpsF/GutQ family sugar-phosphate isomerase produces MSKFASPSPRDVAREVLEIEAAAVHSLLDQLDESFDRAIVLLAECKGRIVCTGMGKSGLVMKKIAATLSSTGTPSLFLHPAEAIHGDLGMITDDDLILAASYSGTTQELQRLVELVRRLGIGLIVMTGNVNSPLARNATVHLPVEIDQEACPLNLAPTASSTATLAMGDALAMALLQAKGFTSDDFARLHPGGSLGKGLVKLRELMHTGAEVPRIDKNATVRDAVREMSAKGMGITAVTEPDGTLLGCITDGDLRRLLENGSDLLSGSAGDCMKANPRTIAADELASAALKLMEDNRITALFICEDDKLEGIVHLHDLWRLQLF; encoded by the coding sequence ATGAGCAAATTCGCTTCACCGAGCCCGCGGGACGTCGCCCGAGAGGTTCTCGAGATCGAGGCGGCGGCGGTCCACAGTCTCCTCGACCAGCTCGACGAGAGCTTCGACCGCGCGATCGTCTTGCTCGCCGAGTGCAAGGGCCGGATCGTCTGCACCGGTATGGGCAAGAGCGGCCTGGTGATGAAGAAGATCGCGGCCACCCTGTCGTCCACCGGAACGCCCTCGCTGTTTCTGCACCCGGCCGAAGCGATTCACGGCGACCTGGGCATGATCACTGACGATGACCTGATCCTCGCGGCCTCGTACTCGGGGACGACCCAGGAGCTTCAGCGACTCGTCGAATTGGTGCGCCGGCTCGGAATCGGCTTGATAGTCATGACCGGCAATGTGAACAGCCCGCTGGCTCGCAACGCCACGGTCCATCTGCCGGTGGAGATCGATCAGGAGGCCTGCCCGCTCAATCTGGCGCCCACGGCCTCCTCGACCGCGACCCTGGCGATGGGTGACGCACTCGCGATGGCGCTGCTTCAAGCCAAGGGCTTCACCAGCGACGACTTCGCCCGACTTCACCCCGGGGGCAGCCTCGGCAAGGGCCTGGTCAAGCTGCGCGAGCTCATGCACACCGGAGCCGAGGTGCCACGCATCGACAAGAACGCGACGGTCCGAGACGCGGTCCGGGAGATGTCCGCCAAGGGGATGGGCATTACCGCGGTCACCGAACCGGACGGCACACTTCTGGGCTGCATCACCGACGGCGACCTGCGCCGCCTCCTGGAGAACGGAAGCGACCTGCTGTCCGGCAGCGCCGGTGACTGCATGAAGGCGAATCCGCGCACCATCGCCGCCGACGAGCTGGCCTCGGCGGCCCTGAAGCTGATGGAAGACAATCGGATTACGGCGCTCTTCATCTGTGAGGACGACAAGCTCGAGGGCATCGTTCACCTTCACGACCTCTGGCGGCTACAGCTGTTTTGA
- the kdsA gene encoding 3-deoxy-8-phosphooctulonate synthase, with protein MQAKPLDFAPGISVGGATLATVAGPCVIESEAQLTRSAQAVAELSRALDLPLVFKASFDKANRSSGRSFRGPGLTEGLRLLAEVREATGLPVLTDVHEPDQCAPVAEVCHVLQIPAFLCRQTDLIAAAAATGRAVNIKKGQFMAPEDMVLAVEKARDAGCESVTVTERGASFGYHNLIVDMRSFAILHAHDIPVLFDVTHSLQLPSAAGTETGGQREFAEPLARAAVAAGADGVYMEVHPNPDEARSDRATQLDPDRAERLLAQLIAVRKATLEALSA; from the coding sequence ATGCAGGCTAAGCCGCTCGACTTCGCGCCCGGTATCTCGGTGGGCGGCGCCACCCTGGCGACAGTCGCCGGACCCTGCGTGATTGAGAGCGAAGCGCAGCTCACCCGCTCGGCCCAGGCGGTCGCCGAGCTCTCGCGCGCTCTCGATCTGCCGCTGGTCTTCAAGGCCTCCTTCGACAAGGCCAACCGAAGCTCGGGGCGGAGCTTCCGCGGTCCCGGCCTGACCGAGGGGCTGCGCCTGCTCGCCGAGGTCCGCGAGGCCACCGGACTGCCGGTGCTCACCGACGTCCACGAGCCGGATCAATGCGCGCCGGTGGCCGAGGTCTGTCACGTTCTGCAGATCCCGGCGTTCCTGTGCCGACAGACCGACTTGATCGCCGCCGCCGCGGCGACCGGGCGCGCGGTCAACATCAAGAAGGGACAGTTCATGGCGCCGGAGGACATGGTGCTCGCGGTCGAAAAGGCGCGTGACGCCGGCTGCGAGTCGGTGACCGTGACCGAGCGCGGAGCCTCTTTCGGGTACCACAACCTGATCGTCGACATGCGTTCGTTCGCGATCCTGCACGCGCACGACATCCCGGTGCTCTTCGACGTTACCCACTCCCTCCAGTTGCCCAGCGCGGCGGGCACCGAGACCGGGGGCCAGCGCGAGTTCGCCGAACCGCTGGCTCGGGCCGCAGTCGCGGCCGGCGCCGACGGCGTCTACATGGAAGTCCACCCCAACCCGGATGAAGCGCGATCGGACCGGGCCACCCAGCTCGATCCGGACCGCGCCGAACGCCTGCTCGCCCAACTCATCGCGGTGCGCAAGGCCACTCTCGAGGCGCTGTCGGCATGA